The nucleotide window GCTCACGTAGTCGCGGGCTACAATCTGGGCGTACTTGTTCCAGGGGTAATCCACGCCGAGGCGCTTGGAGAAGAACTCCATCATTTCGGGCGTGTCGCCGAAAATCTGCTTGGCGAAGGGTGCGTACTTGGGCTCCAGATAATAGGTCACCGCCTTGTCGCGCCACTTGTCCTCGTAGATTTTAAAGTCGCCCACGGCCATCATAAACAGGTAGGGCGCGTGGGGCATTTCCATCTTCCAGGTGTCGGTGCGTAGCCCGGTGCCGGCCGGCGTGGAGCCCGTCATCCGCCCGTTGCTGAGCGTGACGTACTTGGCGGGCACCGTCATGCTGATTTCCGAAGTCGTCTTCTGGTTGGGCCGGTCGATGGTCGGAAACCAGGCCGAGGAAGCTTCCGTCTCGCCCTGGGTCCAGATCTGCACCGGCTTGCCCTTCACGGCGCTGTCGGGGTTGATAAAATACAGACCCTTGGCGTCGGTAATGGCCGCGCTGCCTTTCACCTTGAGCTCGTCGGGCTTGGCCGTGTACTCGATATACACGGTGTAGGGCGTGCCCACCGGCATCATCCGGCCCAGGCTGATGCGCAGGTTATTCTGGTCGGCGTAGTCGTACTTGAGCGGCGTCTGGGTGCTGCCATCCACTAAGGCTACCGTTTTAATGTCAAAGCCCTTGGCGTCGAGGCGCAGGGAGTCGGTGGCGTAGGCGTAGGGCTTGAGCGTAAGCCAGGCCTTGCCATTGAGGTGGCGTTTGGCGTAGTCGAAGCCCACGTCGAGCTTGGTGTGCACCAGCGCGTTGATTTTGGTATCGGTGGCGCGGTAGGGGAGGGCGGGCTCGGCGCCGGCCGCCGGGCGGGGCGCTTGCTGGGCCCAGCTGGCCGTAGCAGCCAGTAAGCTGACGCTCAGGATCAGGGTTTTCTTCACGGGAAGCAGAGAAAGGGGAGAGTGTGGTTCTGCGTGAAAGTAACCGTTCTGCCCCTAATGGCTGCAATAAGCCACGATTTCAACCCAAACTGCACTGCTTTTTATACAGCCCCGGCGTGATACCCTCGTACTTCTTGAATATCGTCTGGAAATAGGCCGGGTTGTTGAAGCCGGCCCGGAAGCAGACGTCGGCCACCGTGGCTACCGGGTTGCGCAGCAGGCGCTTGGCTTCGGCCAGCCGCTCCTGAATAATGTACTCGACTGGCGTGAGGCCAAATTCGCGCTTGAACAGGCGGAAAAACGTGGCTTTACTCATGCAGGCCAGCTCGCTGAGCTTTTCCACGGTAATCTGCTCGGTAAAGTGGCGCTTGATGTACTGTACCACCTGGGCAAAGCGGTGGGAGGTCAGGTGCTGGGCGTAGTGGTTGAAAATCAGCTGGCGGGCGTTGGTTTGCATCAGCCGGATCAGCAGCTCCTGCAGGGTGAAGCCGGCCAGCACGTCCTTGGCCGCGTGGGTTTCCTGCGACAAGTGAATCAGGCGCTCCAGGGTGCCGGTCAGCTCGGGCGTGTTGGTCAGGTGGGCGTTATGATGCGTGTCCAGATGCCAGGGGCGTGGTCTTCGGCCAGCGGTAGCCGCTCGTTGAGCAAGTCCACGGTGCTGCGGATGGTGTCGGCGGGAATGGCCACGGCCAGGCATTGGGTGGGGTTGTCGAGGGTGGCTTCGGGGAAGTCGATTTCCATCAGCTGCTGTTCGCCCACAATCACCGACTCACCCGGCAGGTAATCGAAGGCGGGCTGGCCCGAGAGGTGCATTACTTTTTTGCCTCGCAGCATCGTGGTCAAGACCAGGCTGCCCATGCTCAGGGGCACGCGCTGCGCGGTTTGGTGGGTTTCGAAGATGTTGAGCTCAAAGGCGTCGAGCGAGTACAGGGTGCGGTTTTCGACCAGGGTGCTGAGGTCTTGGGGCGAGTGTAGGGCGGGCAGCAGGCGTTGATTCATGGCAACAGGAGGTAGGATGAAAACGGCGAAGGCAACTTGCGATTATTCCCGAGCTTGTTGAGAGAATACTACATCTTTTCCGGCAATTTCTGAAGCTATCTTGTGAGTAAGTAATCACTCATAAACATTCACCGCATGGAAACGTTAGAAAAACCCGTCACCCTCGTCGACCGTCCTCAGTTCAAATCGCACTACGACAACTTTATCGGTGGCAAATGGGTGGCGCCGGTGAAGGGTCAGTACTTCGAAAACCCGTCGCCCATCGATGGCAAGGCCTTTTGTAAGGTGGCCCGGAGCTCGAAGGAAGATATTGAGTTGGCCCTGGATGCCGCCCACGAGGCGTTCAAAACCTGGGGCAAGACCTCCGCTACCGAGCGCAGCAACATCCTGAACAAGATTGCCAACCGCATCGAGGAAAACCTGGCTTTCCTGGCCGCCGTCGAGACGGTGGAAAACGGCAAGGCCATCCGTGAAACCACCTACGCCGACTTGCCGCTGGTTATCGACCATTTCCGCTACTTCGCCAGCGTGATTCGGGCCGAGGAAGGCAACGTGACCGAGCTCAACAGCACCACCGTCTCAATGAACATCAACGAGCCGCTGGGGGTCATTGGGCAGATTATTCCCTGGAACTTCCCGCTGCTAATGGCGACCTGGAAGCTGGCCCCGGCCCTGGCCGCCGGCTGCACCGTGGTGATGAAGCCCGCCGAGCAGACGCCCGCCTCCATTATGGTGCTCATGGAGCTGCTCCAGGATTTGCTGCCCGCCGGTGTGGTCAACGTCGTGAATGGCTTCGGTTTGGAAGCGGGCAAACCTCTG belongs to Hymenobacter cellulosilyticus and includes:
- a CDS encoding helix-turn-helix domain-containing protein — protein: MQTNARQLIFNHYAQHLTSHRFAQVVQYIKRHFTEQITVEKLSELACMSKATFFRLFKREFGLTPVEYIIQERLAEAKRLLRNPVATVADVCFRAGFNNPAYFQTIFKKYEGITPGLYKKQCSLG
- a CDS encoding AraC family transcriptional regulator, with product MNQRLLPALHSPQDLSTLVENRTLYSLDAFELNIFETHQTAQRVPLSMGSLVLTTMLRGKKVMHLSGQPAFDYLPGESVIVGEQQLMEIDFPEATLDNPTQCLAVAIPADTIRSTVDLLNERLPLAEDHAPGIWTRIITPT